One window of Sphingomonas sp. KC8 genomic DNA carries:
- a CDS encoding nuclear transport factor 2 family protein → MPEAIDYFLIQNLLHRYSDAVDRGDFAHVGTMFEHADVYFPGEETPSVKAGTRDFGASLTQWTRIYPDTGTPKTRHLCTNLIIDFDDDTHARTQTYFVVLQAAEGLPLQPIITGTYLDRFAKVDGEWRFTERRELVGQTGDLSAHLLQTFAGPTGE, encoded by the coding sequence ATGCCCGAAGCGATCGACTATTTTCTGATCCAGAACCTGCTCCACCGTTATTCGGATGCTGTGGACCGGGGCGATTTCGCGCATGTCGGCACGATGTTTGAACATGCCGATGTCTATTTTCCGGGGGAGGAGACGCCATCGGTGAAGGCCGGTACCCGCGATTTCGGTGCGTCGCTGACGCAGTGGACGCGGATCTACCCGGACACGGGCACCCCCAAGACGCGGCATCTGTGCACCAATCTGATCATCGATTTCGACGATGACACGCATGCGCGCACCCAGACCTATTTTGTCGTGCTGCAGGCGGCGGAAGGCCTGCCGCTGCAACCGATCATCACCGGAACCTATCTGGATCGGTTCGCCAAGGTGGATGGCGAGTGGCGCTTTACCGAGCGGCGCGAGCTGGTCGGCCAGACGGGCGATTTGTCGGCGCATCTGTTGCAGACGTTCGCAGGGCCGACGGGAGAGTAG
- a CDS encoding nuclear transport factor 2 family protein, which produces MDYPHDEVAGTVERLIEAFKECERRNSWSWLADEFYHEDCVYTCEYGGVMPVVANGREEIRRTHYGRDMEVGSGWTGWTFPYAGYAVNGDQIITHWKNRGPGLRPDGSFYETPGVSFITYGGNGKFIRQFDMFDIGHQMVLCDELEAAGLLSPRLKEEWVIPMKARIIAKLSGQ; this is translated from the coding sequence ATGGACTATCCCCATGATGAGGTGGCCGGGACGGTCGAGCGGCTGATAGAGGCGTTCAAGGAATGCGAACGGCGCAACAGCTGGAGCTGGCTGGCCGACGAATTCTATCATGAGGATTGCGTCTATACCTGCGAATATGGCGGGGTGATGCCTGTCGTCGCCAATGGCCGCGAGGAAATCCGCCGCACCCATTATGGCCGCGACATGGAAGTGGGGTCGGGCTGGACCGGCTGGACCTTCCCTTATGCCGGCTACGCCGTGAACGGCGACCAGATCATCACCCACTGGAAGAATCGCGGGCCGGGCCTGCGCCCTGATGGCAGCTTTTACGAAACACCGGGCGTGTCGTTCATCACCTATGGCGGGAACGGCAAGTTCATCCGCCAGTTCGATATGTTTGATATCGGCCACCAGATGGTGCTGTGCGACGAACTGGAAGCCGCTGGCCTGCTTTCGCCGCGGCTGAAAGAAGAATGGGTGATCCCGATGAAGGCGCGGATCATCGCCAAGCTTTCCGGCCAGTGA
- a CDS encoding MFS transporter, protein MSMVPAKPLIGGRIGAALSLGVLLCGSICTGLVFVALVPVLPLLAAEYGGGSEGALFAQSVMTTPAIGLIVGGFASAVMIRVLGAAKLLMLGLSLLGTSGVAAFELHREELLLASRLVLGLSASMVTIATTALVSARFTGLTRARMIGIKGALGAVGSVAGIMIAGWLGDIGGWRLPNLLYLFGFLLLGLALLTIPLQRPAPVAGEGSGSAGEAIRLLWPIYLMVIAFGVVLMMTNTQLSFLLAEIGITKPTEASRILVVSSISSAIGGFALGSVRLRIGAGRMLPLAFGCWGAGLLMLGFAYSIPLAVAGSFLAGYAGGTFVPHMVATLAGNAPPAIRDRAIALLYSAIFVGDFLNPLIIQPVSEALTRHGAFRLVGVLCVIAAIVALWRNRRATKA, encoded by the coding sequence ATGAGCATGGTCCCTGCCAAGCCGTTGATCGGCGGTCGCATAGGCGCGGCATTGTCGCTGGGTGTGTTGCTGTGCGGTTCGATCTGCACGGGCCTTGTGTTTGTGGCGCTGGTGCCGGTGCTGCCGCTACTGGCAGCGGAATATGGCGGGGGATCCGAAGGGGCGCTGTTCGCCCAATCGGTGATGACGACGCCGGCGATCGGGTTGATCGTCGGCGGGTTCGCATCCGCCGTGATGATCCGCGTGCTGGGTGCAGCGAAATTGTTGATGCTGGGTCTTTCCCTGCTGGGCACCAGCGGCGTCGCCGCGTTCGAATTGCATCGCGAGGAACTGCTGCTGGCCAGCCGGCTCGTCCTCGGCCTGTCCGCGTCGATGGTGACGATTGCCACCACCGCGCTCGTATCGGCACGTTTCACCGGCCTGACGCGGGCGCGGATGATCGGCATCAAGGGCGCACTTGGTGCGGTTGGCAGCGTCGCCGGGATCATGATTGCCGGCTGGCTGGGCGATATCGGCGGCTGGCGGTTGCCGAACCTGCTGTATCTGTTTGGGTTCCTGCTGCTGGGGCTGGCACTGCTGACGATTCCGCTGCAACGCCCGGCGCCTGTTGCCGGGGAAGGTTCGGGCAGTGCGGGCGAAGCGATCCGGCTGCTGTGGCCGATCTACCTGATGGTCATCGCGTTCGGCGTCGTGCTGATGATGACGAATACGCAGCTTTCTTTCCTGCTCGCGGAAATCGGCATCACCAAGCCGACCGAGGCATCGCGGATCTTGGTGGTCAGTTCGATCAGCTCGGCGATCGGCGGCTTTGCGTTGGGATCGGTCCGGTTGCGGATCGGGGCTGGACGGATGCTGCCGCTGGCATTCGGTTGCTGGGGCGCGGGGCTGTTGATGCTGGGCTTCGCCTATTCGATACCCCTGGCCGTGGCCGGCAGTTTCCTGGCCGGATATGCGGGCGGCACCTTCGTTCCGCACATGGTGGCGACGCTGGCGGGCAATGCGCCGCCAGCGATCCGCGACCGGGCGATCGCCTTGCTGTATTCGGCGATCTTCGTGGGCGATTTCCTCAACCCGCTGATCATCCAGCCGGTGAGCGAGGCGCTGACGCGGCATGGCGCATTCCGATTGGTTGGCGTGCTGTGCGTGATCGCGGCGATCGTGGCGCTTTGGCGTAATCGCCGGGCGACGAAGGCCTGA
- a CDS encoding lipid-transfer protein: MVSISNKAAIAGIGATEFSKNSGRSEMRLAVEATLAALADAGIDPSEVDGLSTYTMDNNPEIELFRAIGGKELKFFSRIHYGGGAACAPILHAAMAVATGVAETIVCYRAMNERSQYRFGTGHTPPPAPNAETAHFGWYVPFGLISPASWVAMQARRYMHNYGATSEDFGRVSVAARKHAATNPKAWFYEQPITLEEHQASRWIVEPLHLLDCCQESDGAVAIVVTSLERAKKLKQPPVVIRGAAQGAGDDSQMMTSYYRKDIGRISEMNIVAAQLYAQAGITPDDVQAAILYDHFTPFVLPQLEAFGFAKEGQAKDFIREGNIELGGRLPINTHGGQLGEAYIHGLNGVAEGVRLARGTSVNQVANVRNVVVTAGTGVPTSGLILSPA; encoded by the coding sequence ATGGTTTCGATCAGCAACAAGGCGGCGATCGCCGGGATTGGCGCGACCGAATTTTCGAAGAATAGCGGCCGTTCCGAAATGCGCCTCGCGGTGGAAGCCACGCTGGCGGCGCTGGCCGATGCCGGGATCGACCCGAGCGAGGTGGACGGGCTGTCCACCTACACGATGGACAATAATCCGGAGATCGAACTGTTTCGCGCGATCGGCGGCAAGGAGCTGAAATTCTTCAGCCGCATCCATTATGGCGGGGGTGCGGCCTGTGCGCCGATCCTGCACGCGGCGATGGCGGTGGCGACGGGCGTCGCCGAAACCATCGTCTGCTACCGCGCGATGAACGAACGGTCGCAATATCGCTTCGGCACGGGCCACACTCCGCCGCCGGCACCGAATGCGGAAACCGCCCATTTCGGTTGGTACGTGCCGTTCGGCCTCATTTCGCCGGCGTCGTGGGTGGCGATGCAGGCGCGGCGCTACATGCACAATTATGGCGCGACATCGGAAGATTTCGGCCGGGTTTCGGTGGCCGCGCGCAAACATGCGGCGACCAACCCGAAGGCGTGGTTCTACGAACAGCCGATCACGCTGGAGGAGCACCAGGCGAGCCGCTGGATCGTCGAACCGCTGCACCTGCTGGATTGCTGCCAGGAATCGGATGGCGCGGTGGCGATCGTGGTCACATCGCTGGAACGCGCGAAAAAGCTGAAGCAGCCACCGGTGGTGATCCGTGGGGCAGCGCAGGGGGCCGGCGACGACAGCCAGATGATGACCAGCTATTATCGCAAGGATATTGGCCGGATTTCGGAAATGAACATCGTTGCAGCGCAGCTGTACGCGCAGGCCGGGATCACCCCGGACGACGTGCAGGCGGCGATCCTGTACGATCACTTCACCCCGTTCGTGCTGCCGCAGCTGGAAGCGTTCGGCTTTGCCAAGGAAGGCCAGGCCAAGGATTTCATCCGCGAAGGCAATATCGAACTGGGCGGCCGCCTGCCGATCAACACGCATGGCGGGCAATTGGGTGAAGCCTATATCCATGGGCTGAACGGGGTGGCCGAAGGCGTGCGGCTGGCGCGCGGCACATCGGTCAATCAGGTGGCGAACGTCCGCAATGTGGTGGTGACGGCTGGAACCGGCGTGCCGACCAGCGGCCTGATATTGTCACCAGCATGA
- a CDS encoding MaoC/PaaZ C-terminal domain-containing protein — MTFDDIQVGQALPELVIPITASAIVAGAIATNDFQNVHHDKAAAQATGVPDIFMNILTTNGFVQRFVTDWAGQDARIRNVAIRLGAPNFVGDAMRINGEVATVDADKRTAEIKVSGRNGIGEHVSATVTIGFAQGAR, encoded by the coding sequence ATGACCTTCGACGATATCCAGGTGGGGCAGGCGCTGCCCGAACTCGTCATCCCGATCACCGCATCGGCGATCGTGGCGGGGGCAATCGCCACCAACGACTTCCAGAATGTTCACCATGACAAGGCGGCCGCGCAGGCAACCGGCGTGCCGGACATCTTCATGAACATCCTGACGACCAACGGCTTCGTCCAGCGGTTCGTGACCGACTGGGCGGGGCAGGATGCACGCATCCGCAATGTCGCCATCCGGCTGGGCGCGCCCAATTTCGTGGGTGATGCGATGCGGATCAACGGCGAGGTCGCCACGGTGGATGCAGACAAGCGCACCGCCGAGATCAAGGTTTCCGGCCGCAACGGTATTGGCGAACATGTATCCGCCACCGTGACGATCGGCTTTGCACAAGGAGCACGCTGA
- a CDS encoding acyl-CoA dehydrogenase family protein — MDFALNEDQTSLRDLAAQILSDGSNDESLKAFAKGDQPYDSALWKVLGEAGLLGIAIPEAQGGLGFGMTELGLLLEEQGRTLAPLPLHATLVTAAPAIAAFGNDQQKAILSRVATGDAVLTAALEEVGNHDPARPMMRAARSGNGWVLDGTKSAVPYGAQATRILVPATSEEGVIVFLIDPATTGVEITAQQTTSPEPQAQIRFQAAQVSGDDVLGLVEQGAAIARSIVDHGRAGLAALQVGICGEALRRTAAYSSERIQFDRPLGSMQAVQHRAADGFIDVEAMRSTALRAAWLLDEGVESPAEIETAKYWAAIGGHRVSHSAQHLHGGMGADMDYPIHRFFLAAKQVELALGGAQPMLAEIGRAIAAGTTEPLAGAR; from the coding sequence ATGGATTTCGCTCTCAACGAAGATCAGACGAGCCTGCGGGATCTGGCCGCGCAGATCTTGTCCGATGGCAGCAATGACGAAAGCCTGAAGGCGTTCGCGAAGGGCGATCAGCCCTATGACAGTGCGCTGTGGAAAGTGCTGGGCGAAGCCGGGCTGCTCGGTATCGCCATTCCCGAAGCGCAAGGGGGCCTTGGTTTCGGGATGACCGAACTGGGGCTGCTGCTGGAGGAACAGGGCCGCACGCTGGCGCCGTTGCCGCTGCATGCGACGCTGGTGACGGCGGCGCCCGCGATCGCCGCATTCGGCAACGACCAGCAAAAGGCGATCCTGTCGCGCGTGGCGACCGGTGATGCGGTGCTGACCGCGGCGCTGGAGGAAGTGGGCAACCATGATCCGGCGCGCCCGATGATGCGTGCGGCGCGATCGGGCAATGGCTGGGTGCTGGACGGCACCAAGAGCGCCGTGCCCTATGGCGCGCAGGCGACCCGCATCCTGGTGCCGGCGACGAGCGAGGAGGGGGTGATCGTGTTCCTGATCGACCCCGCCACGACGGGCGTGGAGATCACGGCGCAGCAGACCACCAGCCCCGAACCGCAGGCGCAAATTCGTTTTCAGGCGGCGCAGGTAAGCGGCGATGATGTGCTGGGCCTGGTGGAGCAGGGGGCTGCCATCGCCCGGTCGATCGTCGATCATGGCCGGGCGGGGCTTGCCGCGTTGCAGGTGGGTATTTGCGGCGAGGCGCTGCGGCGCACGGCCGCTTATTCCAGCGAACGCATCCAGTTCGACCGGCCATTGGGATCGATGCAGGCGGTGCAGCACCGTGCTGCCGATGGCTTCATCGACGTCGAAGCGATGCGATCGACCGCGTTGCGCGCGGCCTGGCTGCTGGATGAGGGCGTGGAATCGCCGGCCGAAATCGAAACCGCCAAATATTGGGCGGCGATCGGCGGGCACCGCGTGTCGCATTCCGCGCAGCACCTGCACGGCGGGATGGGCGCGGACATGGATTATCCGATCCACCGTTTCTTTCTTGCGGCCAAGCAGGTCGAACTCGCGCTGGGCGGCGCGCAGCCGATGCTTGCCGAAATCGGCCGGGCCATTGCGGCCGGCACCACCGAACCACTCGCGGGAGCGCGCTGA
- a CDS encoding bifunctional MaoC family dehydratase N-terminal/OB-fold nucleic acid binding domain-containing protein: protein MTEQNDLLARARAYVGSDATKPAVARDPVNQPMIRRWAEAMGDANPLWHDAEARKAAGFAGAVSPPAMLEVWTMAPYRPGGRTEDEGMAVLQLFDDAGYFGVVATNIEQEYIRYLEEGDIIHSRAIVADISDEKRTGLGIGHFVTINYEFTDQKGEPVGRMKFRVLKFKPTLQQPEAKPEGDKPAKKFPHPRPSITHDNAFFWEGLKQRKLLIQSFNGRLVHPPVPACPETGSFDWTTVEACGRGTIHSFVVMHQPQLPGFEYPLPVVLVELEEGVRIVANMVGAKPEDVEIGKAVTLEFVEVEPDYVLPAFRLV, encoded by the coding sequence ATGACCGAACAGAATGACCTGCTGGCGCGCGCGCGCGCCTATGTTGGCAGCGATGCGACGAAACCCGCCGTGGCGCGTGATCCCGTCAACCAGCCGATGATCCGTCGCTGGGCCGAAGCGATGGGCGATGCCAACCCGCTGTGGCACGATGCGGAAGCGCGCAAGGCGGCCGGTTTTGCCGGTGCGGTGTCGCCCCCGGCGATGCTGGAAGTGTGGACGATGGCGCCGTACCGGCCCGGCGGCCGCACCGAGGATGAGGGCATGGCCGTCCTCCAGCTATTTGACGATGCCGGCTATTTCGGCGTTGTCGCAACCAATATCGAGCAGGAATATATCCGCTACCTCGAAGAAGGCGACATCATCCATTCGCGCGCGATCGTGGCGGATATTTCCGACGAAAAGCGCACCGGCCTTGGCATCGGCCATTTCGTGACGATCAACTATGAATTCACCGACCAGAAGGGCGAACCGGTCGGGCGGATGAAGTTTCGCGTCCTGAAGTTCAAGCCGACGTTGCAGCAGCCCGAAGCCAAGCCCGAAGGCGACAAGCCGGCGAAGAAATTCCCGCATCCGCGCCCATCGATCACGCATGACAATGCGTTCTTCTGGGAAGGGCTGAAACAGCGCAAGTTGCTGATCCAGTCGTTCAACGGGCGGCTTGTCCACCCGCCGGTGCCGGCCTGCCCGGAAACCGGGTCGTTCGACTGGACGACGGTGGAAGCGTGCGGCCGTGGCACGATCCACAGCTTCGTCGTGATGCACCAGCCGCAGCTTCCGGGTTTCGAATATCCGCTGCCGGTGGTGCTGGTCGAGCTGGAAGAAGGCGTTCGCATCGTCGCCAACATGGTTGGCGCCAAGCCCGAGGACGTTGAAATCGGCAAGGCCGTGACGCTGGAATTCGTGGAGGTCGAGCCGGATTACGTGCTCCCGGCCTTCCGGCTGGTTTGA
- a CDS encoding acyl-CoA dehydrogenase family protein: protein MRVEPSEEQKALRAEFRAYLAGIMTDEVRAATQGAESGTVYRDVIRQMGRDGWLTPGWPVEYGGKGLDPAMQKILLEELVLAEAPFPFVTVNTVGPALMRLGTEQQKRDILPRIATGELIFAIGYTEPSAGSDLASLKTRAVRDGDDFVINGQKIFTSGAEGADYVFLAARTDPDAPKHKGITIFMMDAKLPGFSVTPIWTVGGVRTNVTYYEDVRVPASMIIGQENGGWRLIAEQLNHERIGLAALTYGANGCFDDVVEWARGVEAADGSRLIDQGWVQLAFGECYALLRAIGLMGDRVGWEVSQGVTRPELASGLKVFGTEGMIRAIRLLLDVMGSAGLVRDGSPGAQLRGRIEREFRKCQINTFGGGSAEVLRDMVAQVGLKMPRAAR from the coding sequence ATGCGTGTCGAACCGAGCGAAGAACAAAAGGCGCTGCGTGCCGAGTTCCGCGCCTATCTTGCGGGGATCATGACCGATGAGGTGCGTGCGGCGACGCAGGGCGCGGAAAGCGGCACGGTCTATCGCGACGTCATCCGCCAGATGGGGCGCGATGGCTGGCTGACGCCCGGCTGGCCCGTGGAATATGGCGGCAAGGGGCTGGACCCCGCGATGCAGAAGATCCTGCTGGAAGAACTGGTGCTGGCCGAAGCGCCGTTCCCGTTCGTCACCGTCAACACCGTCGGCCCCGCGCTGATGCGGCTGGGGACGGAACAGCAGAAGCGCGACATCCTGCCGCGGATCGCGACCGGCGAACTGATCTTCGCGATCGGCTATACCGAACCGAGCGCGGGATCGGATCTGGCTTCGCTGAAGACGCGGGCCGTGCGCGATGGCGATGATTTCGTCATCAACGGCCAGAAGATCTTCACCAGCGGCGCCGAAGGGGCGGATTACGTCTTCCTCGCCGCGCGGACCGACCCGGATGCGCCCAAGCACAAGGGCATCACCATCTTCATGATGGACGCCAAACTGCCCGGCTTTTCGGTGACGCCGATCTGGACGGTGGGCGGCGTGCGCACCAACGTGACCTATTATGAAGATGTCCGCGTGCCCGCGTCGATGATCATCGGCCAGGAAAATGGCGGGTGGCGGCTTATCGCCGAACAGCTCAACCATGAACGGATCGGCCTGGCCGCGCTGACCTATGGCGCGAATGGCTGTTTCGACGATGTGGTGGAATGGGCGCGCGGCGTGGAAGCAGCCGACGGCAGCCGGCTGATCGATCAGGGATGGGTGCAACTGGCGTTCGGCGAATGCTACGCCCTGCTGCGCGCCATCGGCCTGATGGGCGATCGCGTTGGCTGGGAAGTGTCGCAAGGCGTGACCCGGCCGGAACTGGCCAGCGGCCTCAAGGTGTTCGGCACGGAAGGCATGATCCGCGCGATCCGCTTGCTGCTCGACGTCATGGGATCGGCCGGGCTGGTGCGCGACGGATCGCCGGGGGCGCAACTGCGCGGCCGGATCGAACGGGAATTCCGCAAATGCCAGATCAACACATTCGGTGGCGGAAGCGCCGAAGTGCTGCGCGACATGGTAGCGCAGGTCGGCCTGAAAATGCCGCGCGCGGCAAGGTGA
- a CDS encoding long-chain-acyl-CoA synthetase, with protein sequence MGEWVVPSREETMARIMRGASRVAGFSRDMAYTVADRLEERAADHADTPFILFEDERLTFAEANARANRVAHAAAAAGLKKGDVIALMMYNRPDFVVMWLGLAKIGVVTALINTSATGTVLAHAMKQVGAKGLIVDSELAGSVAELDRADIPALLWEQAETGRPMFGLAGAADFNAAMAAASDANPDRSARAGVVMADPLYLIFTSGTTGLPKAAKMSHMRFLNAGEMMGGLMQFGPDDVFYCVLPLYHGAGGMVVPSTALAFGVPFVLRRKFSTSGFWQDVRRHKITSFYYIGEICRYLMNAPAKPDDADNSLRVMTGAGLKADVWEAFTKRFGVNWVYEGLGSTEANYGITNVDNKAGSVGRVPYPAHTNMKFVRYDIENDDHVRDADGRLVEARPGEVAEIIAEVLGGNGVGGYFEGYTSREATEQKLLRDVIKPGDVWFRSGDLVRFDEEDYFYFVDRIGNTFRWKSENVSTEEVAAVLSAFRGPEIVNVYGVAVPGTEGRAGMVALTYADRAAFDPQAFYRFASEKLAHYAVPVFVRLSGTADMTTTFKLRKVELQRAGYDPARVDGDPLFVADPQAGRYVPVTAEALDRLGIAPFNPES encoded by the coding sequence ATGGGTGAGTGGGTTGTCCCGAGCCGCGAGGAGACGATGGCGCGGATAATGCGTGGTGCTTCGCGCGTGGCCGGATTTTCGCGTGACATGGCGTATACCGTGGCGGATCGGCTGGAGGAGCGCGCGGCGGACCATGCCGATACGCCGTTCATCCTTTTCGAAGACGAACGGCTGACCTTTGCCGAAGCCAATGCCCGCGCCAATCGCGTGGCCCATGCGGCGGCGGCGGCCGGGCTGAAGAAGGGCGATGTGATCGCCCTGATGATGTACAACCGGCCCGATTTCGTCGTGATGTGGCTGGGGCTGGCGAAAATCGGCGTCGTCACCGCGCTGATCAACACATCGGCCACCGGCACGGTGCTGGCGCATGCGATGAAGCAGGTGGGCGCCAAGGGCCTGATCGTGGATTCCGAACTGGCGGGATCCGTGGCGGAACTGGACCGCGCCGATATACCCGCCTTGCTGTGGGAGCAGGCGGAAACCGGACGGCCCATGTTCGGGCTGGCAGGGGCGGCCGATTTCAATGCGGCGATGGCGGCGGCAAGCGACGCCAATCCCGATCGATCGGCCCGCGCCGGCGTGGTGATGGCCGATCCGCTCTACCTGATCTTCACGTCGGGAACGACCGGCCTGCCCAAGGCCGCGAAGATGAGCCACATGCGTTTCCTGAACGCGGGCGAGATGATGGGCGGGCTGATGCAGTTCGGCCCGGACGATGTGTTCTATTGCGTACTGCCGCTTTATCATGGGGCCGGCGGGATGGTGGTGCCATCGACCGCGCTGGCATTTGGCGTGCCGTTCGTCCTGCGCCGCAAATTTTCGACCAGCGGCTTCTGGCAGGATGTGCGCCGGCACAAGATCACGTCATTTTATTATATCGGCGAAATCTGCCGCTACCTGATGAACGCGCCAGCCAAGCCGGACGACGCGGATAACAGCCTGCGCGTGATGACGGGCGCGGGCCTGAAGGCCGATGTGTGGGAAGCCTTCACCAAGCGGTTCGGCGTCAACTGGGTGTATGAAGGGCTGGGATCGACCGAGGCCAATTATGGCATCACCAATGTCGACAACAAGGCCGGATCGGTCGGCCGGGTGCCCTATCCGGCGCACACGAATATGAAGTTCGTGCGCTATGACATTGAAAATGATGATCATGTTCGGGATGCGGATGGCCGGCTGGTTGAAGCCAGGCCGGGTGAAGTAGCCGAAATCATCGCCGAGGTGCTGGGCGGCAATGGTGTCGGCGGCTATTTCGAAGGCTATACCTCGCGCGAGGCGACCGAGCAGAAACTGCTGCGCGATGTGATCAAGCCCGGTGACGTGTGGTTTCGATCGGGCGATCTGGTCCGGTTCGACGAGGAGGATTATTTCTACTTCGTCGATCGCATCGGCAACACGTTCCGCTGGAAGAGCGAAAATGTGTCGACCGAGGAAGTGGCGGCCGTGCTGAGTGCGTTTCGCGGGCCGGAAATCGTGAACGTCTATGGCGTGGCAGTGCCGGGAACCGAAGGGCGCGCCGGCATGGTTGCGTTGACCTATGCCGATCGCGCGGCCTTCGATCCGCAAGCGTTTTACCGTTTCGCGAGCGAGAAGCTTGCCCATTATGCCGTGCCCGTATTCGTCCGCCTTTCGGGCACGGCGGACATGACCACCACCTTCAAACTGCGCAAGGTGGAGTTGCAGCGCGCCGGATATGATCCCGCGCGCGTCGATGGCGATCCGCTGTTCGTGGCCGATCCGCAGGCCGGGCGCTATGTGCCCGTGACGGCGGAAGCGCTCGACCGGCTGGGCATCGCCCCCTTCAATCCGGAGAGTTGA
- a CDS encoding alpha/beta fold hydrolase: MELIEQVAFQGHGGINLAADARGPMDGAAVLMLHGGGQTRGAWNAAADALAARGFRVITLDLRGHGESDWSPDGHYMLERFADDLRDVIAQIGGAPVLVGASLGGLSSMLACGEAPHAPLSALVLVDIVPKMERSGGDHVVGFMRGTKDGFDNLEQAADAIAGYLPHRPRPRSLDGLSKNLRQAEDGRYYWRWDPAFVKPRDNWDPDATSRRLSAAAQAIDAPILMVRGTKSEIVSEDALRHFRELLPEAEVAEIADARHMVAGDDNDAFLGAILNFVARHAAQPTIEGSRQHG, encoded by the coding sequence GTGGAACTGATCGAACAGGTGGCGTTTCAGGGCCATGGCGGCATCAACCTGGCGGCGGACGCGCGGGGGCCGATGGATGGCGCAGCGGTGCTGATGCTGCACGGCGGCGGGCAGACGCGCGGCGCATGGAACGCGGCCGCCGATGCGCTGGCAGCGCGCGGCTTTCGTGTCATCACGCTTGACCTGCGGGGCCACGGCGAAAGCGACTGGTCCCCCGACGGGCATTATATGCTGGAACGGTTCGCCGATGACCTGCGTGACGTGATTGCCCAGATCGGCGGAGCGCCGGTTCTGGTGGGGGCGTCGCTGGGCGGGCTATCGTCGATGCTGGCATGCGGGGAAGCGCCGCATGCGCCGCTGTCCGCGCTGGTGCTGGTCGATATCGTGCCCAAGATGGAACGCAGCGGCGGCGATCATGTCGTCGGTTTCATGCGCGGCACCAAAGACGGCTTCGATAACCTGGAACAGGCGGCGGACGCGATCGCGGGCTATCTGCCGCACCGGCCACGGCCGAGATCGCTGGATGGCCTGTCGAAGAATTTGCGGCAGGCTGAGGACGGGCGCTATTATTGGCGCTGGGATCCGGCATTCGTGAAGCCGCGCGACAATTGGGATCCGGATGCGACCAGCCGGCGCCTGTCGGCTGCCGCGCAGGCGATCGACGCGCCGATCCTGATGGTGCGCGGCACCAAGAGCGAGATCGTGTCCGAGGACGCGCTGCGCCATTTCCGCGAATTGCTGCCCGAAGCCGAAGTCGCCGAGATCGCCGACGCACGGCACATGGTGGCCGGCGACGATAACGATGCCTTCCTTGGGGCGATCCTGAACTTCGTTGCGCGCCATGCCGCGCAACCCACCATCGAAGGGAGCAGACAACATGGGTGA
- a CDS encoding Coq4 family protein, which produces MAYDTYLMQGIKPVTTDSSVLVSSSKYLNDPRVRDWVATHMLRRNGPDIPTPSDSIQLVMILRQIEDADHINALFAEERKTNAKLDAWLSERFVSTFSRDDLAQYGPETVGGIFHKQLVDNGLQVDIVPPFAPKTDYEYFNLRSGQCHDLEHILGGGGFDFIGELVPYYMRLTNLFVHLSPELAGLVSAFSILGSTRIITRAVLHYPETWLTVQETVERGAKVGRESDPFFMAKYEDVFHLTPDEAREALGIRGVRMVDTAEASAKWN; this is translated from the coding sequence ATGGCCTACGACACCTATCTGATGCAGGGTATCAAGCCCGTGACGACCGACAGCAGCGTGCTGGTCAGTTCGTCCAAATATCTGAATGACCCGCGCGTGCGCGATTGGGTGGCGACGCACATGCTGCGCCGCAATGGCCCGGATATTCCGACGCCTTCGGATTCGATCCAGCTTGTGATGATCCTGCGCCAGATCGAGGATGCGGACCACATCAACGCGCTGTTCGCGGAGGAGCGCAAGACCAACGCGAAGCTGGACGCCTGGCTGTCGGAACGCTTCGTATCCACCTTTTCGCGCGATGATCTGGCGCAATATGGGCCAGAAACGGTGGGAGGTATCTTCCACAAGCAATTGGTAGACAACGGATTGCAGGTGGACATCGTGCCACCGTTCGCGCCCAAGACCGATTACGAATATTTCAACCTGCGATCAGGCCAGTGCCACGATCTGGAACATATTCTGGGTGGCGGCGGGTTCGATTTTATCGGCGAACTGGTGCCTTATTATATGCGGCTGACCAATTTGTTCGTCCATCTCAGCCCGGAACTGGCGGGGCTGGTTTCGGCCTTTTCGATCCTGGGGTCGACGCGGATCATTACGCGGGCCGTGTTGCATTACCCGGAAACATGGCTGACCGTGCAGGAAACGGTGGAGCGCGGCGCGAAGGTGGGACGCGAATCCGATCCCTTCTTCATGGCGAAATATGAGGACGTGTTCCACCTGACACCGGACGAGGCGCGTGAGGCGCTGGGTATCCGCGGCGTGCGCATGGTGGACACGGCGGAGGCATCGGCAAAGTGGAACTGA